A stretch of DNA from Sugiyamaella lignohabitans strain CBS 10342 chromosome B, complete sequence:
CCGTCAATCCCCATTCTGTTCCTGACAGAGTCGGGAACTGCACCAATGGCGGATATCCGTGCATCGAGTCTTCAAGAAGCGATTCGTTTTGCCAAGAGATGGAATCTGCTTGGAATCGTGTCCGAGTGCACACCACTAATCAAGTGTCCTCGTCTAGTCAACGTGGTCAAAGCGTCAGGATTAGTTTGTGTCAGTTACGGaacagaaaacaacaaccCCGTCAACGCACGACTTCAAATGAAGAGCGGAGTCGACGCTGTCATTGTCGACTCAGTTCTGGCTGTCCGTCAAGGTCTCACTGTGGGTGACACAGTCGACGACGAGGACTCGCTAATCGCCACCCCTGCAGCTTTATCTTCAGTGTCCGAATAATCTCACGATGTAACCTGTAAATACAAACACCGGTTTCTGCTCACGGGGAGGGGTCTCagtgcctctggcggctgaggctacgccccagaccccattgctcctacttcgcaggagtttgtgAGGACCGTCTATGGCCGACTTGAGGCAGCGAGAGGATTAAATTATAGATAgtcaaaataaaaccatTTTACAAAAACAGAGTGAGTGAATTCTTCTTAGGATTTTTCGTAGGCTGGAGGAGCGGTGGATGTGGTGGGAGCAGGAGCGGCAGCAGAATTAGCAgcggtggtggaggtggaggtggcaGAGTTTCCAGCCTCTTcttgctgcttcttcagatCGGCTAAACGACGGGCCTCGGCATGGACGTCAGAAGCGTTCTTGACAATGTCCGAGTAGTAAGAACGGACTTTAGAGCCGGTGGGGGTGCTAAGAGCATTGTCGAGGTACTTGGACAACTTGGCATGTCCATGCCAGAACGAGTCGGAAATACCATAAGCCTTATCAGTAGCCTCCGCCTTGTCCTGAATGTGATACTTCTTATCCAAATCAGTGACAAACGAGGTGAATTTGCTGGAGATACCGTGCTTTTGGTCGAGTTCAAGACCGTGTGAAACCACCTTGTCTCCCAAAACATATCCGTGACTCAGGTACTCCGCAAGAATTACAGCACGGGGCTTGTATTCTTGACTAATGTCCTCACCATGATTAGGAGTAGTCGATTCAGTCTCATGAGCCAATGAAtccttttcagcagcagcaagtgcATCAGAAGATGCCTCAACAGTGACTCTGTTTCCAGCCAACTCGGAATCGGTTAGAAGAATGGCTGTCttaatagcagcaggacGAGCAAACTCGACAGTGGCTGTCTTGCTTTGCCCATCGGCAGAAGGAGTCAACGAAACATTGTTAACTTTGCCACAGAATGTGAAAAAGTCGCTAATTTGTGCCTCTGTGATGGTAGGGCCAAGTCCTTTGACAGTGATAGTATTGCTAGTAGACATGATACTTTTCGGTGCTGTTGGCTTGCCAATAGTAAATAAATGTAATGTTTAGTTAGTTGTCTGCTGTTTAGTCAATTGCACGTGTTCAATTAGAGATCAATAAATCGATATCCAAAATATGGGCTAATTAGTGAAATTGTGAGGAACAAATTAGATTGGCAAACTAACAGGCGGCTGGCAATGGGCTATATTAATAGACGATAATGAGGAGGCGTTTCGTTGTCCCGCCGCACGTGTGATGCGCAATCAAGGGTCTGCTTGACGCTCTTCATGTGCCTGGAAACTGCAGCGTAGTTGCTGTTAAACACCTGATATGCACGCACGAGCGGCTGTGAACCTTTTAAATTTGGCATGTGAAATTCTGCGGCTTCCCTGAGTTGTAGCTACTACTTCCTCTCTTCGTTCACTTGTAATTTTGACCCCCCCCCTCGAATTGCGTTCGTTGCATTTGGTCAGGTCTGAGCCTCTTTGCCGTCTAAACTCTAATCCGTGCCAAGGCTGAGTAGCTATACCCTGAACGGCTGTGCAGACTGCAGAAGCCAAGAGGGTGGAAGcggtttgcctccggcggctggagctccgccccagaccctggttgtaCTCCGCCTCGCGGAGCCGCGTCGGGGTTTTTCAGAAGAATGAATTGACGAAACGGGATGTGTTATAAGGTTAAAAAAGAACtggatgctgttggtggtggtatttcAGTGGTGGATCAGGAGAGTAGTGGTGTAGCCGCGGTGGTGATGCCGCGATGAACCCGGGATCAGGGGTACAGACGCGTATCGCGTGAATGCAGTCTATAATTACTTATTACTAAAATAAATTGGGTCAGTAGGCTCTATATTGAAAGCGTTGTTTTTTGTGGCAGATTGCTTCGACTACTGGAATTCGGTATGTCTATTAAAGCAATTGACAATGCCTCGGTTCATAGAATCACTTCTGGCCAGGTGATTGTGGATTTGGCCACTGTAGCCAAGGAACTCGTCGACAACTCTCTGGATGCTGGTGCCACTAGGATTGAAGTCAAATTTCGTAACTATGGACTTGATTCGATAGAGGTCGCTGACAATGGCCATGGTATCAAGTTAGAGGATTATGAAAGCATTGCCAGAAAACACTACACATCCAAATTGAGAAAATTCGAGGACGTTGAAACTGTTCAGACTCTTGGGTTTAGAGGTGAGGCCATGAGCTCACTATGTGCTCAAGCTGATGTGTCTTTGGTTACTTCCACACCAGGAAATAGTGGTCCAGCTACAAAACTAGTATTTGATCATTCGGGAGAGGTAGTGTCAAAAACTAATGTTCCGGGCACACAGGGAACAACTGTGACGGTTTGCAATATGTTTGAAATAACCCCAGTCCGTCGCAAATTCCTCGAAAAAAACCACAAGCGCCAATTCGCAAAAGCTTTGAATTTGCTTCAGGAGTATGCTGTTATTTCCAAGGGTGTCACATTTACATGCTCTCATATAACTGGATCCGGTAACAACGCCAAGAATGGAGTACTCATTAAGAGCACTGGCACTGACCTACGAGATAATATAATTAGTGTATTTGGTGCTACTTCCATTGTAAATTTGGTTCCGTTTACCTTGAAATTAGAATTCACGTCCAATTCGATTCTTAAGGACAAGGTTCATGATTCACAGGCTAGTTGTGTTGGGTACATTTCTCAGCCTGTTCATGGCAAGGGTCGCAATGCTACAGATAGGcagttcttttttattaattctAGGCCCTGTCTTCTTCCCAAAGCTGCAAAAGCCATTAATGAAGTCTATCGTCAATTCAATACAACTCAATCACCCTGTGTTTTTTGTAATTTTATTCTCGACCCCTTGAACTTCGACGTCAATGTGTCTCCTGATAAGAGAACCATTCTGATCCATCAGGAAACTGTCTTGATTGAGTGCTTAAAGGAGCAATTATCTGAATTCTTTGAGTCGTCGGTCACTAGTGTCCCGAGAAAAGCTGAAAGATCGCCTCTAAATAATGGCTCGACGTTTATGTCACTGACGGCTAGGTTTCGAGAGGCTGCACAAGAAAGTGTGAGGGTCATTCAAAATGGACATGGCAACGATTCGGATGATGCTGAAGGTGTCAGAGCAATTATGAGCACCAGAATGACCCGTAGTCGCAAAAATAGTGATCAAGCATCTGACTCAGAGTCCGACTCAGAGTCTGACTCAGAATCTGCTAGATCCCAATCGgattctgaagatgagaGCGAGGCCAGAAATATCAGACAGCAACGAGCAGTGGGTAACAAAGTCGACAATAATAGTGATCGTAGTGATACTATCTCATCGAAAAGCGATATCGAGCGAACGATGTCAAGAGCTGCTCGCAGAGTTCGCACCAACCCTACTATTCATAGTGAGGCTGCTGACGGTAGtaagtcttcttctctAGTCGAAATTGAAATCAGCCCAGTGAGTGAGCAACCTTCGAAAACAACTGAGGATGATTCTATGGAAGATGAAAGAGAAGTAGATGACTCCGAAGCCAATGGTCATGATGACGCACAAACTGTAGAAGCGAATGAGTCGGCTGGTGAGACTGTCGATAATGAAGATGTTGTGGTGAAACCGGAACCATTGTCACAAAC
This window harbors:
- the vip1 gene encoding RNA-binding protein Vip1, with protein sequence MSTSNTITVKGLGPTITEAQISDFFTFCGKVNNVSLTPSADGQSKTATVEFARPAAIKTAILLTDSELAGNRVTVEASSDALAAAEKDSLAHETESTTPNHGEDISQEYKPRAVILAEYLSHGYVLGDKVVSHGLELDQKHGISSKFTSFVTDLDKKYHIQDKAEATDKAYGISDSFWHGHAKLSKYLDNALSTPTGSKVRSYYSDIVKNASDVHAEARRLADLKKQQEEAGNSATSTSTTAANSAAAPAPTTSTAPPAYEKS
- the PMS1 gene encoding Pms1p (ATP-binding protein required for mismatch repair; required for both mitosis and meiosis; functions as a heterodimer with Mlh1p; binds double- and single-stranded DNA via its N-terminal domain, similar to E. coli MutL; GO_component: GO:0032389 - MutLalpha complex [Evidence IEA]; GO_component: GO:0032389 - MutLalpha complex [Evidence IPI] [PMID 10570173]; GO_component: GO:0005737 - cytoplasm [Evidence IDA] [PMID 14562095]; GO_component: GO:0005634 - nucleus [Evidence IEA,IEA]; GO_component: GO:0005634 - nucleus [Evidence IDA] [PMID 14562095]; GO_function: GO:0005524 - ATP binding [Evidence IEA]; GO_function: GO:0005524 - ATP binding [Evidence IMP] [PMID 10938116]; GO_function: GO:0016887 - ATPase activity [Evidence IDA,IMP] [PMID 11717305]; GO_function: GO:0032135 - DNA insertion or deletion binding [Evidence IDA] [PMID 9368761]; GO_function: GO:0032139 - dinucleotide insertion or deletion binding [Evidence IDA] [PMID 9368761]; GO_function: GO:0003690 - double-stranded DNA binding [Evidence IDA] [PMID 11575920]; GO_function: GO:0000404 - heteroduplex DNA loop binding [Evidence IDA] [PMID 9368761]; GO_function: GO:0030983 - mismatched DNA binding [Evidence IEA]; GO_function: GO:0003697 - single-stranded DNA binding [Evidence IDA] [PMID 11575920]; GO_process: GO:0006281 - DNA repair [Evidence IEA]; GO_process: GO:0006974 - cellular response to DNA damage stimulus [Evidence IEA]; GO_process: GO:0000710 - meiotic mismatch repair [Evidence IMP] [PMID 16702432]; GO_process: GO:0006298 - mismatch repair [Evidence IEA]; GO_process: GO:0006298 - mismatch repair [Evidence IMP] [PMID 2685551]; GO_process: GO:0007131 - reciprocal meiotic recombination [Evidence IBA]), which gives rise to MSIKAIDNASVHRITSGQVIVDLATVAKELVDNSLDAGATRIEVKFRNYGLDSIEVADNGHGIKLEDYESIARKHYTSKLRKFEDVETVQTLGFRGEAMSSLCAQADVSLVTSTPGNSGPATKLVFDHSGEVVSKTNVPGTQGTTVTVCNMFEITPVRRKFLEKNHKRQFAKALNLLQEYAVISKGVTFTCSHITGSGNNAKNGVLIKSTGTDLRDNIISVFGATSIVNLVPFTLKLEFTSNSILKDKVHDSQASCVGYISQPVHGKGRNATDRQFFFINSRPCLLPKAAKAINEVYRQFNTTQSPCVFCNFILDPLNFDVNVSPDKRTILIHQETVLIECLKEQLSEFFESSVTSVPRKAERSPLNNGSTFMSLTARFREAAQESVRVIQNGHGNDSDDAEGVRAIMSTRMTRSRKNSDQASDSESDSESDSESARSQSDSEDESEARNIRQQRAVGNKVDNNSDRSDTISSKSDIERTMSRAARRVRTNPTIHSEAADGSKSSSLVEIEISPVSEQPSKTTEDDSMEDEREVDDSEANGHDDAQTVEANESAGETVDNEDVVVKPEPLSQTKRTRPSSSDETASKPAVKRQDSSGRKIEFPITSAKYQTLNCNVSVKTSTSEILNGWSQIVSARSQLRTQANDHKNSLSVKRVDIDGDTDQVERRLNMVIRKDDFNNMKVIGQFNLGFIIVSKQNDDGSSDLFIIDQHASDEKTNFERLQQETVLQHQPLVTPRQLNLTAVEELVLIKNIGLLQKNGFSVAIDESVLPGTQCKLLSLPFSKNTVFDENDLTELLNLISESPGNQSVRCSKVRAMFAMRACRTSIMIGQSLSRATMERVVQGLSKLNKPWSCPHGRPTLRHITSIDQWSGYSDDMI